In the Geobacter sp. FeAm09 genome, one interval contains:
- a CDS encoding TIGR01212 family radical SAM protein (This family includes YhcC from E. coli K-12, an uncharacterized radical SAM protein.), whose translation MSQPKRYNAFSDELKRLFGCKVQRISVDAGFTCPNRDGSLDTGGCIFCGGSGSGAYSIRPELSVAAQVEDGKEVMRRKYRAQKFIAYFQAYSNTYAPVEQLRALFGEALAVPGVVGIIVATRPDCLPDPVLDCLAHVGEETYLWLELGLQSIHDKSLAFINRRHDHACSVAAVQRAKARGIRVCAHVILGLPGESREEMLAMAGELNRLGVDGVKLHLLHVMKGTRLAEMYGRGKVELMDRDGYGGLVCDFLELLDPAILIHRLTGDGGRDHLVAPLWSLNKFEVLNLIDAELARRTSRQGIRFSLNP comes from the coding sequence GTGTCCCAACCCAAACGCTACAATGCCTTTTCCGACGAATTGAAACGGCTCTTCGGCTGCAAGGTGCAGCGCATCTCCGTTGATGCCGGCTTTACCTGTCCCAACCGGGACGGGAGTCTGGATACCGGGGGGTGCATCTTCTGCGGCGGGTCCGGCTCGGGCGCTTACAGCATCCGCCCCGAACTCTCCGTGGCCGCCCAGGTGGAGGACGGCAAGGAGGTCATGCGCCGCAAGTACCGGGCTCAGAAGTTCATCGCCTATTTCCAGGCCTATTCCAATACCTACGCACCGGTGGAACAGCTGCGGGCGCTGTTCGGCGAGGCACTCGCGGTCCCCGGCGTGGTCGGCATCATCGTCGCCACCCGCCCCGACTGCCTGCCGGACCCGGTGCTCGACTGTCTGGCCCACGTTGGTGAAGAAACCTATCTCTGGCTGGAACTGGGGCTGCAATCCATCCACGACAAGAGCCTGGCGTTCATCAACCGCCGTCACGACCACGCCTGTTCCGTGGCTGCCGTGCAGCGGGCCAAGGCCCGTGGGATACGGGTCTGCGCCCACGTCATCCTGGGGCTGCCCGGCGAATCGCGGGAGGAGATGCTGGCCATGGCGGGGGAGTTGAACCGCCTCGGCGTGGACGGCGTCAAACTGCACCTGCTGCATGTGATGAAGGGGACCCGCCTGGCGGAGATGTACGGGCGGGGCAAGGTGGAGCTCATGGACCGGGACGGCTATGGGGGGCTGGTGTGCGATTTCCTGGAGCTGCTGGACCCGGCGATCCTGATCCACCGCCTGACCGGCGACGGCGGCCGGGACCACCTGGTGGCGCCGCTCTGGTCGCTGAACAAGTTCGAGGTGCTCAACCTGATCGACGCCGAGTTGGCGCGGCGCACCAGCCGGCAGGGGATCAGATTCTCCCTGAATCCGTGA
- a CDS encoding secondary thiamine-phosphate synthase enzyme YjbQ: MKSYRKELWFETKSRRELINITPRVEECLRESGIREGLLLCNAMHITASVFINDDESGLHQDFEEWLEGLAPEKPHSRYRHNGYEDNGDAHLKRTIMGREVVVAVTEGALDLGPWEQIFYGEFDGMRKKRVLVKIIGE, translated from the coding sequence ATGAAGAGTTATCGCAAGGAGTTGTGGTTCGAGACCAAGAGCCGCCGGGAGTTGATCAACATCACCCCCCGGGTCGAGGAATGTCTCCGGGAGAGCGGCATCCGGGAGGGGCTTCTATTGTGCAACGCCATGCACATCACCGCCAGCGTGTTCATCAACGACGACGAGTCCGGCCTGCACCAGGATTTCGAGGAGTGGCTGGAGGGGCTGGCGCCGGAAAAGCCGCACTCCCGCTACCGTCATAACGGTTACGAGGACAACGGCGACGCCCACCTCAAGCGGACCATCATGGGGCGGGAGGTGGTGGTGGCGGTGACCGAGGGTGCGTTGGACCTGGGGCCGTGGGAGCAGATCTTCTACGGCGAGTTCGACGGCATGCGCAAGAAGCGGGTGCTGGTGAAGATCATCGGGGAATAG
- a CDS encoding nitroreductase family protein, which yields MMELLRKRRSIRAFTPEPVVPETVDLLVEALLRAPSSRGKNPWEFVVVDDRELLEQLSRAKEHGSQFIKNAPLAIVVCADTAQSDVWVEDCSIAAILVQMAALSLGLGSCWAQMRKRRHDADSSAEEYIRKLLGLPEQFAVECIVGIGRPAEEKKPVPADKLQYDKVKRNRYS from the coding sequence ATGATGGAACTGTTGAGGAAACGTCGCAGCATCCGCGCCTTTACCCCGGAACCGGTGGTCCCGGAAACCGTGGATCTGCTGGTGGAGGCGCTGCTTCGGGCCCCCTCGTCCCGTGGGAAGAACCCGTGGGAATTCGTGGTGGTGGATGACCGGGAGCTGCTGGAGCAGCTCTCCCGCGCCAAGGAGCATGGCTCCCAATTCATCAAAAACGCCCCCCTGGCCATCGTGGTCTGCGCCGACACCGCCCAGTCGGACGTGTGGGTGGAGGATTGTTCCATCGCGGCCATCCTGGTGCAGATGGCGGCCCTTTCCCTGGGGCTGGGGAGTTGCTGGGCTCAGATGCGCAAACGCAGACATGACGCCGACAGCTCCGCCGAGGAGTATATCCGCAAGCTCCTCGGCCTGCCGGAGCAGTTCGCGGTGGAGTGCATCGTCGGCATCGGCCGGCCGGCCGAGGAGAAAAAACCGGTGCCGGCCGATAAGCTGCAGTACGATAAAGTGAAGCGCAACCGGTATTCCTGA
- a CDS encoding FxsA family protein, producing MLLRLFLVFTIVPVIEVWLLIRIGRVIGALPTVAVLLAVSLAGAWLARSQGFRVVAAIRDELVAGRMPGAHILDGALILTGGMLLLTPGFFTDFIGLFFLIPATRTLLKRWLGIWLERRLRQGSFVVRRF from the coding sequence ATGCTCCTGCGCCTTTTTCTCGTATTTACCATTGTGCCGGTCATCGAGGTCTGGCTGCTGATCCGAATCGGCCGGGTCATCGGCGCGCTTCCCACCGTGGCCGTCCTGCTGGCCGTCTCCCTGGCCGGGGCGTGGCTGGCCCGGTCCCAGGGGTTCCGGGTCGTCGCCGCCATCCGGGACGAACTGGTGGCGGGGCGCATGCCGGGGGCCCATATCCTGGACGGTGCCCTCATCCTGACGGGAGGGATGCTCCTCTTGACCCCCGGTTTCTTCACCGACTTCATCGGCCTGTTCTTCCTCATCCCCGCCACCCGCACGCTCCTGAAGCGGTGGCTGGGGATCTGGCTTGAACGGCGGCTGCGCCAGGGGAGCTTCGTGGTCCGCCGCTTCTGA
- a CDS encoding YheU family protein, translating into MTTGKLTDHHEEGVEVPYEQINPDTLRNLIGEFVTREWEEGEVSYTLDQKIEQVLGQLREGTAQVVFDAASESCNIVPCRS; encoded by the coding sequence ATGACGACAGGGAAGCTGACCGATCACCATGAAGAGGGGGTGGAAGTCCCCTATGAACAGATCAACCCGGACACCCTGCGCAACCTGATCGGTGAGTTCGTGACCCGGGAGTGGGAGGAGGGGGAGGTCAGCTATACCCTGGACCAGAAGATCGAACAGGTGCTGGGGCAGTTGCGCGAGGGGACGGCGCAGGTGGTGTTCGACGCCGCGTCGGAAAGTTGCAACATCGTTCCGTGCCGCTCTTGA
- a CDS encoding methyltransferase has product MDRSSHNRLTEKLLPQFNGDTLFDAVGRAVCAAGCLPRKELYEAWEVARRVRRRFRGGRIVDLACGHGLVAQLLLLLDDTSPLALAVDRRIPKSAATLAAAMNAAWPRLHGRTRFVEADLEEVELHGDDVVVSAHACGGLTDLVLERAVAARARVVVLPCCHDLKGADLGGLEGWLDGPLAMDVTRVARLRSQGYRVVTQRISGDITPKNRLLLAEPEEGQGI; this is encoded by the coding sequence ATGGACCGCTCCTCCCACAATCGGCTTACGGAAAAACTCCTCCCCCAGTTCAACGGCGACACCCTGTTCGACGCCGTGGGCCGGGCGGTGTGCGCGGCCGGCTGCCTGCCGCGCAAGGAGCTGTACGAGGCGTGGGAGGTGGCCCGCCGGGTGCGCCGCCGCTTCCGGGGCGGGCGGATCGTGGACCTGGCCTGCGGCCATGGGCTCGTGGCCCAACTCCTCTTGTTGCTGGACGACACCTCGCCCCTGGCCCTGGCCGTTGACCGCCGGATACCCAAGAGCGCCGCAACCCTGGCGGCGGCCATGAACGCGGCCTGGCCGCGCCTGCACGGGCGCACCCGCTTTGTGGAGGCCGACCTGGAGGAGGTGGAGCTGCACGGCGACGATGTGGTGGTGTCGGCCCACGCCTGCGGCGGGCTGACGGATCTGGTCCTGGAGCGGGCGGTGGCGGCGCGGGCGCGGGTGGTGGTATTGCCCTGTTGCCACGACCTGAAGGGGGCCGACCTGGGCGGCCTGGAGGGATGGCTGGACGGCCCGCTGGCCATGGACGTAACACGGGTGGCCCGGCTGCGCTCCCAGGGGTATCGGGTGGTCACCCAGCGCATATCGGGGGATATCACTCCCAAGAACCGGCTGCTGCTGGCAGAGCCGGAAGAGGGACAAGGAATATGA
- a CDS encoding plasmid stabilization protein yields MYTIATSERFLRQARRFFKKHPDLRPRFAQVLADLQEDPFQPGLALHPLGGKLAGCHAVRLTYSYRITLTLLMSETEIILLDIGSHDDVYR; encoded by the coding sequence ATGTACACCATTGCCACGTCCGAGCGGTTTTTGCGCCAGGCCCGCAGGTTTTTCAAAAAACATCCCGACCTGCGGCCCCGCTTCGCCCAGGTTCTGGCCGACCTGCAAGAAGATCCGTTCCAGCCGGGCCTTGCCCTGCACCCCTTGGGGGGTAAGCTCGCCGGTTGCCACGCCGTGCGCCTCACCTACAGCTATCGGATCACCCTGACCCTGCTGATGAGCGAAACAGAGATCATCCTGTTGGACATCGGCAGTCACGACGATGTGTACCGCTGA
- a CDS encoding prevent-host-death protein produces MNTVPAQEIKRRGIAAVDDLIVKGDVHVIRNNQPQYVVLSEERYQELVAEANEAYLARVRASLEDVKAGRVRRFAGVDELMRALDPEEPA; encoded by the coding sequence ATGAATACCGTACCAGCCCAGGAGATCAAGCGGCGCGGCATAGCGGCGGTGGACGACCTGATCGTCAAGGGCGACGTCCACGTGATCAGGAATAACCAGCCGCAGTATGTGGTGCTTTCCGAGGAACGCTATCAGGAATTGGTGGCCGAGGCCAACGAGGCGTATCTGGCGCGGGTCCGTGCCTCGCTGGAGGACGTGAAGGCCGGACGGGTCAGGCGGTTCGCCGGCGTCGACGAACTGATGCGGGCGCTTGACCCGGAAGAACCGGCGTAA
- a CDS encoding type II toxin-antitoxin system RelE/ParE family toxin, translated as MSSFTYFPTPDFAAKLAKIEKHDPPGHARILGVIDRILDNPGDADGWMHGDHHGRLKKYVGRNDYRLIYNWCEICRKQAKTLEQKCGFCREVGDNSVIFFTVYHKNEASRV; from the coding sequence ATGTCCTCTTTCACCTATTTCCCCACCCCGGATTTCGCCGCCAAGCTGGCCAAGATCGAGAAACACGACCCGCCGGGCCATGCCCGCATCCTGGGGGTGATCGACCGCATCCTGGACAATCCCGGCGACGCCGACGGCTGGATGCACGGCGACCACCACGGCCGCCTCAAGAAGTACGTGGGCCGCAACGACTACCGCCTCATCTACAACTGGTGCGAGATCTGCCGCAAGCAGGCCAAGACCCTGGAACAGAAATGCGGCTTCTGCCGCGAGGTGGGGGACAACAGCGTGATCTTCTTCACGGTCTACCACAAGAACGAGGCGAGCCGGGTGTAA
- a CDS encoding HIT family protein, whose amino-acid sequence MTQPACDFYCDKVLKGLIDVPVYFENEHVFAFHHTNPLWENHVVLLPKRHVESLITLEEADNELLLELMRTAKTIARDFMARFGACRVYTNLGDYQSSKHLHWHIGCGAQLRPY is encoded by the coding sequence ATGACCCAACCCGCCTGCGACTTCTACTGCGACAAGGTCCTGAAAGGCCTCATCGACGTGCCGGTGTACTTCGAGAACGAACACGTCTTTGCCTTTCACCACACCAACCCCCTGTGGGAGAACCATGTGGTGCTGCTCCCCAAGCGGCACGTGGAGTCCCTCATCACCCTGGAGGAGGCGGACAACGAGCTGCTCCTGGAACTTATGCGCACGGCGAAAACCATCGCCCGCGACTTCATGGCGCGCTTCGGGGCCTGCCGGGTGTACACCAATCTGGGCGACTACCAGTCCTCCAAGCACCTGCACTGGCACATCGGCTGCGGCGCCCAGTTGCGCCCCTATTGA
- a CDS encoding TMEM175 family protein, whose amino-acid sequence MEKNRLEAFSDGVIAIIITIMVLEMKVPHGSNLPDLLPVLPVFLSYVLSFVYIGIYWNNHHHMLHTVRRVTGGILWANLHLLFWLSLFPFATGWIGANHFSSAPLALYGAVLLLASVAYFILQQTIIASQGAGSILKKAVGRDVKGKVSPLLYAAAIPASFYEPRIANAIYVVVALMWLVPDRRIERALGAAEG is encoded by the coding sequence ATGGAAAAAAACCGGCTGGAAGCCTTTAGCGACGGCGTGATCGCCATCATCATCACCATCATGGTCCTGGAGATGAAGGTGCCCCACGGTTCCAACCTCCCGGACCTGCTGCCGGTCCTGCCGGTATTCCTCAGCTATGTCCTCAGTTTCGTGTACATCGGCATCTACTGGAACAACCACCACCACATGCTGCACACCGTCCGCCGCGTAACCGGCGGCATCCTTTGGGCCAACCTGCACCTGCTCTTCTGGCTGTCCCTGTTTCCCTTTGCCACCGGCTGGATCGGTGCCAACCATTTCTCCTCCGCTCCCCTGGCGCTTTACGGAGCGGTGCTCCTCCTGGCGTCCGTTGCCTACTTTATCCTGCAACAGACGATCATCGCCAGCCAGGGGGCCGGTTCGATCCTGAAAAAGGCCGTGGGCCGGGACGTGAAGGGGAAGGTGTCGCCCCTCCTGTATGCCGCCGCCATCCCGGCGTCGTTTTACGAACCCCGGATCGCCAACGCCATCTACGTGGTCGTGGCGCTGATGTGGCTGGTGCCCGACCGCCGCATCGAACGGGCATTGGGGGCGGCGGAGGGGTAA
- a CDS encoding virulence RhuM family protein, producing the protein MAKPKPESPQIVLYQTEDGNSRIQVRLENGTVWLSQAQLVELFQTTKQNISLHIRNILAEGELFEGAVVKEYLTAAADGKSYLVKFYSLDMIIAVGYRVRSHRGTQFRRWATERLNEYLVKGFTMDDQRLKEAGNLGSDYFDELLERIRDIRSSEKRFYQKIRDIYKLAVDYDPKAEETLEFFRIVQNKLHFAISGRTAAELIAQRADATQPNMGLTSWKGTKVRRGDVTIAKNYLTQEELEQLNRIVAMYLDYAEDQAKRHRQVFMRDWRAKLDAFLSFNERDILDDAGKVAKDMADRLALERYDAFNAARLHDEAVTEALADDEAFKRLEEAGRALPKPGKRQRREE; encoded by the coding sequence ATGGCCAAGCCAAAACCGGAAAGCCCGCAGATTGTTCTGTACCAGACCGAGGACGGCAACAGTCGCATTCAGGTCAGACTTGAGAATGGAACCGTTTGGCTATCGCAAGCCCAATTGGTCGAGCTGTTTCAGACGACCAAACAAAACATTAGCCTGCATATCCGCAACATACTTGCCGAGGGAGAACTGTTTGAGGGAGCAGTTGTCAAGGAATACTTGACAGCTGCCGCCGATGGCAAAAGCTATCTGGTAAAGTTCTACAGTCTTGATATGATTATCGCTGTTGGCTACCGGGTCCGCTCCCATCGCGGTACCCAGTTCCGGCGCTGGGCCACGGAGCGACTGAACGAATATCTGGTCAAGGGTTTCACCATGGATGACCAGCGCTTGAAAGAGGCCGGTAATCTCGGTTCTGACTACTTCGATGAACTCCTGGAGCGGATTCGGGATATCCGCTCCAGCGAAAAGCGTTTTTACCAAAAGATTCGAGATATTTACAAGCTGGCCGTGGATTACGATCCAAAGGCGGAAGAGACACTGGAATTTTTCCGCATCGTTCAGAATAAGCTGCACTTTGCCATCTCCGGCAGGACCGCCGCCGAACTGATTGCCCAGCGAGCCGATGCCACACAGCCCAACATGGGATTGACATCATGGAAAGGGACGAAAGTGCGGCGCGGCGACGTGACCATCGCCAAGAACTACCTCACTCAGGAAGAATTGGAACAGCTCAACCGGATCGTTGCCATGTATCTCGACTATGCCGAGGACCAGGCCAAACGCCACCGCCAGGTATTCATGCGCGATTGGCGGGCGAAGTTGGATGCCTTCTTGAGTTTTAACGAACGTGATATTCTGGATGACGCGGGCAAGGTCGCCAAAGATATGGCCGACCGGCTGGCCTTGGAACGGTACGATGCCTTCAATGCCGCTCGTCTGCATGACGAGGCCGTGACGGAGGCGCTGGCCGATGATGAGGCGTTCAAACGGCTAGAAGAGGCAGGACGGGCATTACCGAAACCTGGGAAGCGCCAGAGGCGAGAGGAATAA
- a CDS encoding transglutaminase-like domain-containing protein: MKTSRFPATAAVLLAALALVPASWAAPGKHSGTITTTVDLSAYDPAGEAELWLPYPVSDRDQAITDVKVSGDFAASAVYADAAFSTPMLYARWNKGATSRKLTFSFRAERSEVIRRDFPAVEGAWNRADFAPYLAATSLGPLDGEVGKLARTITAGKTTVLEKARAIYDWTCENTYRDPKTRGCGAGDVCALLKQPGGKCADIHSVFVALARAAGVPARETFGIRMGKKATEDVSTWQHCWAEFYLPGYGWVPVDPADVRKAMLVENLKLDDAKTREYRTYFWGGIDPYRVKLSAGRDLTLNPPQPGGPVNYLMYPFARVGGKIIDSLDPATFKYSIIYTAR; this comes from the coding sequence ATGAAAACCAGCAGATTTCCGGCCACGGCAGCGGTGCTGCTCGCGGCTCTTGCCCTTGTCCCGGCCTCGTGGGCGGCCCCCGGGAAACATTCCGGCACCATCACCACCACCGTGGACCTGTCCGCCTATGACCCGGCCGGCGAAGCGGAGCTGTGGCTCCCCTATCCGGTCTCGGACCGGGACCAGGCGATCACCGACGTGAAGGTCAGCGGCGACTTCGCCGCCTCGGCCGTGTACGCCGACGCCGCCTTCAGCACCCCCATGCTCTACGCCCGCTGGAACAAGGGGGCCACGAGCCGCAAGCTGACCTTCTCGTTCAGGGCCGAGCGCAGCGAGGTGATCCGCCGGGACTTCCCCGCCGTTGAGGGAGCCTGGAACCGGGCCGACTTCGCCCCGTACCTGGCCGCCACCAGCCTGGGACCCCTGGATGGCGAAGTGGGCAAACTGGCCAGGACCATCACCGCCGGCAAGACTACGGTGCTGGAAAAGGCCAGGGCGATCTACGACTGGACCTGCGAGAACACCTACCGCGATCCCAAGACCCGGGGGTGCGGCGCCGGCGACGTGTGCGCCCTGCTCAAACAGCCGGGGGGCAAGTGCGCCGACATCCATTCGGTGTTCGTCGCCCTGGCCCGGGCGGCCGGCGTCCCTGCCCGGGAGACCTTCGGCATCCGCATGGGGAAGAAGGCGACCGAAGACGTGTCCACCTGGCAGCATTGCTGGGCCGAGTTCTACCTCCCGGGCTACGGCTGGGTGCCGGTTGACCCGGCCGATGTGCGCAAGGCCATGCTGGTGGAGAACCTCAAGCTGGATGACGCCAAGACCAGGGAGTATCGCACCTACTTCTGGGGCGGCATCGATCCCTACCGGGTCAAGCTCTCCGCCGGCCGGGATCTGACCCTCAACCCGCCCCAGCCGGGCGGGCCGGTCAACTACCTCATGTACCCCTTTGCCCGGGTTGGGGGCAAGATCATCGATTCCCTCGACCCGGCCACCTTCAAATATTCCATCATCTATACGGCCCGCTAG
- a CDS encoding nitroreductase family protein — MHPEETSFSANETLKTIKERRSIRAFAKEEEVSDEQVRTLLQAANEAPSAHNQQSWRFIVLRGQKKHELAELVSEGASRFSRPAQALLRMSARSIASAPVVIAVANTGDLIDHGTELFKVEKEMAYDFFRTMEIQSSAAAVENMLLAATSLGLASVWLGIMFLMKDEVLSFLGEPEGEFMAVVPVGYASREGGNGPKKEPFEMKVKYLD; from the coding sequence ATGCACCCAGAAGAAACGAGCTTTTCCGCAAACGAGACACTGAAAACCATAAAGGAACGGCGGAGCATCAGGGCCTTTGCCAAGGAGGAAGAGGTCTCCGACGAGCAGGTCCGCACCCTCCTTCAGGCGGCAAACGAGGCCCCCTCCGCCCACAACCAGCAGTCATGGCGTTTTATCGTCCTCAGGGGGCAGAAGAAACACGAGCTTGCCGAACTGGTGTCCGAGGGTGCCTCCCGCTTCTCCCGGCCGGCCCAGGCGCTCCTGCGCATGTCGGCCCGGAGCATCGCCAGCGCGCCGGTCGTGATCGCCGTGGCTAACACCGGGGATCTGATCGATCACGGCACGGAACTCTTCAAGGTGGAGAAGGAGATGGCCTACGACTTCTTCAGAACCATGGAGATCCAGAGTTCCGCGGCAGCGGTCGAGAACATGCTGCTTGCGGCCACGTCCCTGGGGCTGGCCTCGGTCTGGCTCGGCATCATGTTCCTGATGAAGGACGAGGTGCTGTCGTTTTTGGGAGAACCGGAGGGAGAGTTCATGGCGGTGGTTCCCGTGGGCTATGCCTCCCGGGAGGGGGGGAACGGCCCCAAGAAGGAACCGTTCGAGATGAAGGTGAAATACCTGGATTGA